In one Sesamum indicum cultivar Zhongzhi No. 13 linkage group LG12, S_indicum_v1.0, whole genome shotgun sequence genomic region, the following are encoded:
- the LOC105174761 gene encoding transmembrane protein 184C, whose amino-acid sequence MDRGQLTLIGSTVCVMLSLHFSIQLVSQHFMSWKKPKEQKAIIIIVLMAPLYAIDSYVGLLDIRGSETFFTFLDSIKECYEALVMAKFLALMYTYLNISISKNIVPDEIKGREIHHSFPMTLFQPHTVRLDHNNLKLLKYWTWQFVVIRPVCSVLMIAFQLLDIYPSWLSWTFTIILNVSVSLALYSLVVFYHVFAKELAPHKPLAKFLCVKGIVFFCFWQGILLDILVALGIIKSNHFWLDVEHLQEALQNVLVIVEMVFFSLLMQYAYSAEPYRTGSVAEKSDKKNE is encoded by the exons ATGGATCGCGGGCAATTAACTCTGATCGGATCAACTGTATGTGTCATGCTATCTCTGCACTTCTCCATACAGTTAGTATCCCAACATTTCATGTCCTGGAAGAAGCCCAAGGAACAAAAggcaataattattattgtccTCATGGCTCCCTTGTATGCTATCGACTCCTATGTTGGTTTGCTAGACATACGAGGGAGTGAGacatttttcactttcttggaCTCTATAAAAGAATGTTACGAGGCTTTG GTGATGGCAAAGTTTCTGGCTTTGATGTATACATACTTGAACATATCCATCAGCAAAAATATAGTTCCTGATGAAATCAAAGGAAGAGAAATCCATCACTCATTTCCAATGACTCTTTTCCAG CCCCACACTGTCCGTTTGGATCACAATAATTTAAAGCTTCTCAAGTACTGGACATGGCAATTTGTTGTGATTCGCCCTGTTTGCTCCGTCTTGATGATAGCATTTCAACTTCTTGATATTTATCCCAGCTGGCTTAGCTGGACATTCACCATCATCTTGAATGTTTCAGTTTCACTGGCATTGTATTCTCTTGTGGTCTTCTACCATGTTTTTGCAAAGGAGCTAGCACCACACAAACCTCTGGCCAAGTTTTTGTGCGTCAAAGGGATTGTCTTCTTCTGTTTCTGGcag GGAATTCTGCTTGATATTCTTGTAGCGTTGGGGATAATTAAATCGAACCATTTCTGGCTGGATGTCGAGCATCTTCAGGAAGCTCTGCAGAATGTCTTAGTGATAGTGGAGATGgttttcttctctttgctCATGCAATATGCATATTCGGCTGAGCCTTACCGCACTGGATCTGTTGCAGAAAAGAGTGACAAGAAGAATGAGTGA
- the LOC105174762 gene encoding uncharacterized protein LOC105174762 — MPALVQISINSSALYPLHKYRGTNTKHLIYKLNLSQPINYYSRLRTKIECIHRDGFKAEALREKLPFLGVGKREDGILVSKGRRVVAMRFNNGFNGLGGGGGGDGGGRINSETARVLGNLALAILLTYLSMTGQLGWLLDAIVSLWLLAVLVPIVGIGAFLWWAGRDIVQSSCPNCGNEFQVFKSTLNDELQLCPFCSQPFSVVGDEFVREPVKFSNESTAFGQAFSNFSPLKKKDKESSASVVDVEAEIRDAD; from the exons ATGCCAGCATTAGTACAGATTTCAATCAATTCCTCGGCCTTATACCCTCTCCACAAATACAGGGGTACAAACACGAAACACCTCATATATAAGTTGAACCTTTCACAACCCATCAATTACTATTCACGATTAAGAACAAAGATTGAATGTATTCACAGAGACGGGTTCAAGGCTGAAGCTTTGAGGGAAAAATTGCCATTCTTAGGAGTGGGCAAGCGCGAAGATGGGATTTTGGTTAGTAAGGGTCGGAGGGTAGTCGCAATGAGATTCAATAACGGCTTTAATGGGCTTGGTGGAGGTGGTGGCGGTGATGGTGGTGGGAGAATCAACAGTGAAACTGCAAGAGTGTTGGGGAATCTTGCTTTGGCAATTCTACTGACTTATCTTTCTATGACTGGGCAGTTGGGCTGGCTTCTTGATGCTATTGTTTCCCTTTGG CTTCTTGCTGTGCTTGTACCAATTGTGGGCATAGGAGCTTTTCTATGGTGGGCAGGCAGAGATATAGTTCAAAGCAGT TGCCCCAACTGTGGAAATGAATTTCAAGTATTCAA ATCTACTTTGAATGATGAGCTGCAGTTGTGTCCATTCTGCAGTCAGCCATTCTCAG TGGTTGGTGATGAGTTTGTTAGGGAGCCAGTGAAGTTTTCCAACGAATCCACAGCGTTTGGTCAAGCATTCAGCAACTTCTCTCCACTTAAAAAGAAAG ATAAGGAATCATCTGCTTCTGTAGTGGATGTCGAAGCTGAAATAAGGGATGCAGACTGA
- the LOC105175125 gene encoding uncharacterized protein LOC105175125 — translation MQTANIRNPDRLSVDYFYIFLVLSVNTPFSNFIGYYILSLIASHLESTCKREKWQHGQRRQAANLARLSTPRTAATSAQASVLIQRRGLAGGGDHHGPPKVNFWQDPMSPSKWKEEHFVIVSLTGWGLLIFGGYKFFTGGKKDKKEEKVGEGAH, via the exons ATGCAAACGGCAAATATCAGAAACCCTGATCGACTCTCAGTCGACTACTTCTACATATTTCTTGTACTCTCTGTAAACACTCCATTTTCGAATTTCATCGGCTATTATATTCTCTCACTCATCGCCTCCCACCTTGAATCAACctgcaaaagagaaaaatggcAGCATGGACAGCGGCGTCAAGCCGCAAATCTTGCCAGGCTTTCCACTCCCAGAACAGCAGCTACCTCCGCCCAAGCATCGGTCCTAATCCAGCGCCGCGGTCTTGCCGGCGGTGGCG ATCATCATGGTCCTCCAAAGGTGAACTTTTGGCAAGATCCAATGAGTCCCTCAAAGTGGAAAGAAGAGCAC TTTGTGATTGTGTCTCTTACTGGGTGGGGCCTTCTCATTTTTGGAGGCTACAAGTTCTTCACAGGGGGCAAGAAAGACAAGAAGGAAGAG AAAGTTGGAGAAGGGGCACATTAG
- the LOC105174764 gene encoding uncharacterized protein LOC105174764 isoform X1 yields MGITEELRWTAAKLLNVGRIAVDSAVNESLKVSAGGKQVYAIVKGKLKGIPHSDPPSGDKKQSFLLVEEMQAKLEKMQEDMNRTQQESLVSALRREEQEHLRQLFDEPVKSSSPEVTGPRKIFIRSRL; encoded by the exons ATGGGAATAACAGAGGAGCTGCGATGGACCGCCGCCAAACTACTGAACGTGGGCCGAATTGCGGTGGACTCCGCCGTCAACGAGTCCCTTAAAG TGTCTGCAGGGGGTAAGCAAGTGTATGCAATTGTGAAGGGAAAACTGAAGGGTATACCCCATTCAGACCCTCCCAGTGGTGATAAGAAGCAAAGTTTTTTGCTGGTGGAAGAGATGCAAGCAAAGCTGGAGAAAATGCAAGAAGACATGAATAGAACACAACAGGAAAGTCTGGTTTCAGCGCTTAGAAGAGAAGAACAAGAGCATCTAAGACAGTTATTCGATGAGCCTGTCAAGAGCTCATCGCCTGAGGTAACTGGTCCAAGGAAGATTTTCATTCGTTCCCGTCTGTGA
- the LOC105174764 gene encoding uncharacterized protein LOC105174764 isoform X2 produces the protein MGITEELRWTAAKLLNVGRIAVDSAVNESLKGGKQVYAIVKGKLKGIPHSDPPSGDKKQSFLLVEEMQAKLEKMQEDMNRTQQESLVSALRREEQEHLRQLFDEPVKSSSPEVTGPRKIFIRSRL, from the exons ATGGGAATAACAGAGGAGCTGCGATGGACCGCCGCCAAACTACTGAACGTGGGCCGAATTGCGGTGGACTCCGCCGTCAACGAGTCCCTTAAAG GGGGTAAGCAAGTGTATGCAATTGTGAAGGGAAAACTGAAGGGTATACCCCATTCAGACCCTCCCAGTGGTGATAAGAAGCAAAGTTTTTTGCTGGTGGAAGAGATGCAAGCAAAGCTGGAGAAAATGCAAGAAGACATGAATAGAACACAACAGGAAAGTCTGGTTTCAGCGCTTAGAAGAGAAGAACAAGAGCATCTAAGACAGTTATTCGATGAGCCTGTCAAGAGCTCATCGCCTGAGGTAACTGGTCCAAGGAAGATTTTCATTCGTTCCCGTCTGTGA